Sequence from the Paenibacillus riograndensis SBR5 genome:
TCCAGCCATTACTGCAACGGCCGGTCCTATGATTGTAGATGCAGCATCCGTAGCGGCAGGCGGATCGGAGTTCAACGAGGACCAGGCCTTCACTAAGCTGAAGGAGCTGGACAGCAACGTAGTCAAATACTACAGCCAGACTTCCGAGTATGTGAATATGTTCGGCCAGGAGGAAATTGCCGGCGGTCCAATTATGGAGATGTACTTCAAGGACCTCCAGGCTGCTGTACCGGATGCCAAGTTCGTTGCACCTTCCGAAGGTGCGTATGCCGTTATGAATACGGTCAATGTGGTTAAGGGCAGCGACAACAAGGAGCTTGCCGAAGCGTTCATCAACTGGCAGCTGAGCAAGGAAGTGCAGGAGAAATCGGCCAAGGCCAAGGTCGACTCCCCGGTGAATACCGAGGTGGTGCTGACGGATGAAGAGGCTGTAGGCGTGACATACGGGGCGGATGTCATCAGCAAGCTGCGCAAGCTGGACATGTCCTTTGTGAACCAGCACATCACGGAGTGGACGGACCGCTTCAATCGTGAGATTGGCGGCTAAGGATGACCGGGCGTAAAAAAGTCATTCTGGACGTAGATACAGGTGTGGATGACGCCCTGGCAATCATGCTGGCGGTGACAAGCGGGAGGTTCGATATTCTTGGCATCACCACAGTCAGCGGCAATGTGTCGCTGGATCAGGCAACGCTGAATACCTGCAAAATCCTGGAGCTGCTCGGGGTGTCCGGGCAGATACCAGTGTACCGTGGTGCGGATAAGCCGCTGGTCCGTGAAGCGGTGTTCGAGCACCGGGTGCATGGCTCGGACGGCATCGGCGGCGCGCTGGGCGACATGCCGGTCACGAAGCAGCCGGAAGCCGAAGCGGCGGCAGATTTCATCATCCGCCAGGTGCTGGCGCAGCCCGGGGAGGTCACGCTCATTATGACTGCACCGCTGACCAATCTGGCGAACGCGCTGCAGAAATGCCCGGAGCTTGTGCAGCATGCTGCCGAGGTGATTGTGATGGGCGGGGTGGTGCAGGGCTACGGCAATATCACGCCGACGGCGGAATACAACATGTACGTCGATCCCGAAGCCGCGAAGCAGGTGCTGGCGGCAGGGTTCCCCCGGCTGACGCTGGTGGGGCTGGATGTTACCCGCCGGGCACTGCTTGGTGCGGAGGATATCCAGAAGCTGCATAACCCGGTCATCCGCGAATATGTGGAGACAAGTACCGCCGGCTACCGGGCACGCTATTATGAGCGCAACGGCGTTCAGGCCTGCGCCCTGCATGATCCGCTGGCGGTGGGAGTCGCGCTGAACTGCGGTCTGGTCACCACCCGCGATTACTACGTAGATGTGGAAACCCGCAGTGAGCTGTGCGACGGGCAGACGGTCTGCGATTTCCAGAACCGGCTCAACCGGCCGCCGAATGTCACTGTCTGCCTGGAGGTTGACGCGCCCGCTTTTCTGGAATGCTTCATTAACAGCTTGAATCAAGAGCCGAAGAAGGACGGGAGTCGTTAGAATGAATAAAAAAGCGATGGTTCTCCTGCTGCCGGGACTGCTGTTCCTGGCAGCCTTCATGCTGATACCAATAACGCTGACTATTGCCTCTACTTTTGTGCAGGACGGGAAGCTGACGCTGGAAGGATATTTGCATTTTTTCCGCGACGGGTACTTTAACCGCATCCTGCTGACTACGCTCCGGGTAAGTGCTGTGACGACGCTGGTCTGCATGGTGCTTGGGTATCCGGTGGCTTATTATATCTCACGGACCAGCGTGCGCAAGAAGAGCGTTCTGCTGGCGCTGTCGATTTTTCCTTTGCTGACCAGTCCTGTTGTCCGCTCTTTCAGCTGGATGATTATCCTCGGCAAAAAAGGGCTGGTCAACTCCTTGCTGGTCAATACCGGTATCATTGACAAACCGCTGGATATTCTCTATACGCCCACGGCCATGATGATTGGCCTGGTGCATCTGTTCCTGCCGCTGATCATCATCACGCTGCTAGGGGTGATGGAGAATCTGGATCATGAGCTGGTCCGGGCGGCGCGCAGTCTGGGGGCTTCCCCCTTCACAGCATTCCGCAAAATCACCTTCCCGCTTACCGTGCCGGGACTGATTATCGGCGGCATTCTGGTCTTCGTCGGCAGTCTGACGGCGTATACCACGCCTGCGCTGCTCGGCGGCAAGGAACGGGTGGTCTCCACCTTTTTGTATCAGAACGCCATGACGCTGAACGATTGGCAGGCAGCCTCGGTCATCGCCGTAATTATGATCGTCATTACATTTGTGGTTGTAGGGCTGATGAATGCCTGGGCCAACCGCTTGAATCCGAAGGGGTGAGAACATGAAGGAAGGAAACCGCGCGCTGTCGTTATACACGCTGCTGGTCTTTATTTTTTTGCTGGGCCCGCTTGTCATTATTTCCATTACTTCCTTTGAGCCGGGCACGGTCCTGAAATTCCCCCCTGAGGGCTTTTCATTACGGTGGTACAAGAACATCTTTGAGGTCAGCGCGTTCATGGAGACCTTCAGAACCTCGATTGTAATCTCGCTGCTCGGCAATCTGCTGGCTCTGCTGCTGGGAGTTCCTGCTGCCTACGCCCTGAGCCGTTACCGGTTCCGCGGGCGGGATACGCTGAATGCGGTTTTCCTGTCGCCGGTGCTGATTCCCGGTATTGTGCTGGGCTTCACGCTGCTGCGTTATCTGATTGTGGTGTACAACCTGCCGATTGTGGCGGGCCTCTTGATTGGACATACCGTGATCATGCTGCCTTTTATTATCCGGGTGATTGCTTCAAGTCTGGAGAATTTCGATTTTGCCGTGGAAGAGGCGGCGCAGAGCCTGGGGGCCACACGACTGTTCACCTTCTTCAAAGTGGTTCTGCCCAATATCCGCTCCGGCATTCTGGCGGCGGTGCTGATCGCTTTTCTGGAATCCTTCAATAATGTGGATATTTCCGTGTTCATGACCGGTCCGGGGATCAGCACGCTGCCGATCCAGATGCTGACCTATGTGCAGAATTACTTCGACCCTACGATTGCCGCGATTTCGGTCATCCTGATGGTGCTGACGGCGGCACTGATGTTTATCATCGAACGGCTGATGGGTTTCGCCTACTTCACCAAACGATAGCTTACTTTACCAAAAGATACGGAGGCATAAGCAAATGGCGCTCTTAAGTCTGGAACATGTATCGGTTGCTTATGACAACCGTCTGATCCTGGAAGATTTCAATCTGTCGCTGGCCAAAGGG
This genomic interval carries:
- a CDS encoding ABC transporter permease; the encoded protein is MNKKAMVLLLPGLLFLAAFMLIPITLTIASTFVQDGKLTLEGYLHFFRDGYFNRILLTTLRVSAVTTLVCMVLGYPVAYYISRTSVRKKSVLLALSIFPLLTSPVVRSFSWMIILGKKGLVNSLLVNTGIIDKPLDILYTPTAMMIGLVHLFLPLIIITLLGVMENLDHELVRAARSLGASPFTAFRKITFPLTVPGLIIGGILVFVGSLTAYTTPALLGGKERVVSTFLYQNAMTLNDWQAASVIAVIMIVITFVVVGLMNAWANRLNPKG
- a CDS encoding ABC transporter permease — its product is MKEGNRALSLYTLLVFIFLLGPLVIISITSFEPGTVLKFPPEGFSLRWYKNIFEVSAFMETFRTSIVISLLGNLLALLLGVPAAYALSRYRFRGRDTLNAVFLSPVLIPGIVLGFTLLRYLIVVYNLPIVAGLLIGHTVIMLPFIIRVIASSLENFDFAVEEAAQSLGATRLFTFFKVVLPNIRSGILAAVLIAFLESFNNVDISVFMTGPGISTLPIQMLTYVQNYFDPTIAAISVILMVLTAALMFIIERLMGFAYFTKR
- a CDS encoding nucleoside hydrolase, producing MTGRKKVILDVDTGVDDALAIMLAVTSGRFDILGITTVSGNVSLDQATLNTCKILELLGVSGQIPVYRGADKPLVREAVFEHRVHGSDGIGGALGDMPVTKQPEAEAAADFIIRQVLAQPGEVTLIMTAPLTNLANALQKCPELVQHAAEVIVMGGVVQGYGNITPTAEYNMYVDPEAAKQVLAAGFPRLTLVGLDVTRRALLGAEDIQKLHNPVIREYVETSTAGYRARYYERNGVQACALHDPLAVGVALNCGLVTTRDYYVDVETRSELCDGQTVCDFQNRLNRPPNVTVCLEVDAPAFLECFINSLNQEPKKDGSR